One part of the Methanomethylovorans hollandica DSM 15978 genome encodes these proteins:
- a CDS encoding SLOG family protein, giving the protein MVIEMKVMITGHRPERLGGYDENNPVTKRIKTELSMQLELLLLEDPKIEIITGLAQGVDTWFAEIGLEKNIPIYAYIPFTGQESKWPKKSQERYREILAKCKVAKIISQEGSKNAFLQRNDAMVHDADMAIAVWDGSSNSGTCYTIHKLNLVRKKVIVINI; this is encoded by the coding sequence ATGGTGATTGAAATGAAAGTTATGATTACAGGACACAGACCAGAAAGACTTGGTGGATATGATGAAAACAATCCTGTTACAAAGAGAATCAAAACGGAACTCTCTATGCAGCTGGAACTGCTTCTTCTTGAGGATCCTAAAATCGAGATAATCACTGGACTTGCTCAAGGTGTAGACACTTGGTTCGCAGAGATTGGTCTAGAGAAGAATATTCCAATTTATGCTTACATCCCTTTTACTGGCCAGGAATCAAAGTGGCCAAAGAAATCACAGGAAAGGTATAGAGAAATCCTTGCAAAATGTAAAGTTGCAAAAATCATCTCCCAGGAAGGTTCGAAAAATGCTTTCCTCCAGAGAAATGATGCTATGGTTCATGATGCAGATATGGCCATTGCAGTATGGGATGGATCTTCTAATTCAGGAACATGTTACACTATTCATAAACTTAATCTTGTAAGAAAGAAGGTTATTGTTATTAATATCTAA
- the rnhC gene encoding ribonuclease HIII, producing the protein MLEKTTNTIRTDLINNGFRVGDVQSINYGVQFSVSKGSYSRILRIYSSKKKGITIDASQLGNGEDADQIRKIIGSPAESTYVTATPSQDNLGYPLIGCDESGKGDYFGPLVTAAVCITDGKVESTLRSIGVKDCKLLTDEQVLDIADKITNLLTHRKYQIETLLPEEYNQKYNEINNLNKLLAWLHASGIENLLGGLNGIVTIDIELKKAYATQTTLLVDQFSHNENILKDELNTLGSCCKLIQQTHAESNVAVAAASILARAEFLKCMDEMSNNYKMRFPKGATDVISTGQKFVKAHGPNALKNVSKLHFKTTEQVVAFKND; encoded by the coding sequence ATGCTTGAAAAAACAACAAATACCATTCGAACGGATCTTATAAATAATGGATTCCGGGTTGGAGATGTGCAATCAATCAACTACGGAGTTCAGTTTTCTGTATCCAAGGGTTCCTATTCAAGGATTTTGAGAATTTACTCATCCAAGAAGAAAGGAATTACAATAGATGCCTCTCAGTTGGGTAACGGAGAAGATGCAGACCAAATCCGGAAAATAATAGGTTCTCCTGCAGAATCTACTTATGTAACTGCAACACCCTCCCAGGATAATCTCGGATATCCACTTATCGGATGCGATGAGTCTGGAAAAGGAGATTATTTCGGGCCATTAGTGACTGCAGCTGTTTGTATTACCGATGGAAAAGTCGAATCCACTCTTCGATCCATTGGTGTGAAGGACTGCAAATTACTCACAGATGAACAGGTCCTGGATATCGCTGATAAGATTACTAACTTACTGACACATAGGAAATATCAGATCGAGACCCTACTCCCTGAGGAATACAATCAGAAGTATAATGAAATTAATAATCTCAATAAATTATTAGCGTGGCTACACGCATCTGGAATTGAGAATTTATTAGGTGGGTTAAATGGAATTGTTACTATAGACATCGAATTAAAGAAAGCTTATGCAACCCAAACCACACTTCTTGTAGATCAGTTTTCCCATAATGAAAACATTCTCAAGGATGAATTAAATACACTTGGTTCTTGCTGTAAGCTTATACAACAAACACATGCTGAGTCTAATGTTGCTGTAGCTGCTGCCTCCATACTTGCCAGAGCAGAATTTCTGAAATGTATGGATGAAATGTCTAACAATTATAAGATGAGATTCCCTAAAGGTGCCACTGATGTAATATCCACAGGACAGAAATTCGTCAAAGCACATGGACCAAATGCTCTAAAAAACGTTTCAAAACTCCATTTTAAGACAACCGAACAGGTTGTTGCATTTAAAAACGATTAA
- a CDS encoding RNA-guided endonuclease InsQ/TnpB family protein, translating into MQLTLPIKIDVTLEQESVLWNLSEKCRLIYNFGLKERHDAYKNKIKISYIQQQNKLPELKQQFPEYKWVYSKVLQGTLKCLDNDYRSFFNLRKNKDVKARPPGFKGKKYFTTMIYNQSGFEISDTKGNILVSKSMDTRIHKQEVEYSDVDKIFIGLSHKHPSGIPLIFELPATLLEERIFSTATDIVQISVYQKDNDFYISITYEIPAVKHSNNDCYLAIDIGTIKQTMVNSYGQFNELVNRRPDKYWEPKIQQIQSRRDHCKKNSRKWKRLHNNLGRMKRKSSNQLKDNQHKITRNIVENTDANTIIIGKLDVKQMASSKPKTSKKDRSTNRGTHNSGHIGRFAQFLTYKAESLGKRVIRIDESYTSKKCCVCGTIKNMSLNDRTYECSYCGNILDRDCNSSVNILLRYFKHNALWTSYQNIIDNLRQTGLLIGIIPNRMILR; encoded by the coding sequence ATGCAGTTGACATTACCAATCAAGATAGATGTTACTTTGGAACAGGAATCTGTTCTATGGAATCTATCTGAAAAGTGCAGACTTATCTATAACTTTGGTTTGAAAGAACGTCATGATGCATATAAGAACAAAATAAAGATCAGCTACATTCAGCAACAGAACAAGTTACCCGAACTCAAACAACAATTTCCTGAATATAAATGGGTATATTCCAAAGTATTGCAGGGAACCCTGAAGTGTCTAGACAATGATTATAGGTCTTTTTTCAATCTAAGAAAGAATAAGGATGTCAAAGCTAGACCTCCTGGATTCAAAGGCAAGAAGTATTTCACTACGATGATCTATAATCAGTCAGGATTTGAGATCTCTGATACTAAAGGTAATATTCTTGTAAGCAAGTCTATGGATACTCGAATCCATAAACAGGAAGTAGAGTATTCTGATGTAGACAAGATTTTCATTGGTCTCTCTCATAAGCATCCATCTGGAATACCTTTGATATTTGAACTTCCTGCTACTCTGCTTGAAGAAAGAATATTTAGTACGGCTACTGATATTGTTCAGATTAGTGTTTATCAGAAAGACAATGACTTTTACATTTCGATTACATATGAAATACCTGCAGTAAAGCATAGTAATAATGATTGTTATCTTGCTATTGATATTGGTACAATCAAACAAACGATGGTTAATTCTTATGGTCAATTCAATGAATTAGTTAATAGACGACCAGATAAGTACTGGGAACCTAAAATTCAACAGATCCAATCCCGAAGAGACCATTGTAAGAAGAACAGCAGAAAATGGAAACGATTGCATAACAACCTTGGTAGGATGAAACGAAAATCATCTAATCAACTCAAAGATAACCAGCATAAAATTACCAGAAATATTGTTGAGAATACAGATGCTAATACTATTATCATTGGTAAACTTGATGTAAAACAAATGGCTTCTTCTAAGCCAAAAACAAGTAAAAAAGATAGGAGTACCAATCGTGGTACTCATAATTCAGGACATATAGGAAGATTTGCTCAATTCTTAACCTACAAAGCTGAAAGCTTGGGTAAGAGAGTAATAAGAATTGATGAATCCTATACCTCAAAGAAATGTTGTGTTTGCGGAACGATCAAGAATATGTCACTTAACGACAGAACTTATGAATGTAGTTATTGTGGTAACATTCTTGATAGAGATTGTAATAGTTCTGTAAACATTCTCTTGAGGTATTTCAAACACAATGCTTTGTGGACAAGCTATCAAAATATAATTGATAATCTACGACAAACAGGTTTGTTGATCGGGATCATTCCTAACAGGATGATCTTGAGATGA
- a CDS encoding RNA-guided endonuclease InsQ/TnpB family protein: MLKYLSLIIRYRFFHMLLTLPIKIDTTPEQKSVLWDLSEKCRLIYNFGLRERQDAYKNKTRIGYVNLQNKLPELKKKFPDYRWVYSKVLQGTLKCLDNNYKSFFNLRNNKDKKAKPPGFKGRKYFTTMLYNQSGFEISDSNGYVIVSKSMDTRIHKPEVEYSEQDKVYIGFSHNHPSGVSLKFELPATLIEDKIFSKATDIVQVNIYQKDKDFYISITYEVLDVKHNNNDSYLAIDIGVSKQSMVDSYGKFTELKNRRPDKYWEPKIQQIQSRRDHCQKNSRKWKRLHNNLGKIKRKSSNQLKDNQHKITRNIIDNTDANTIIIGKLDVKQMASSEPKDSRYEKSIHRSTHNSGHIGRFTQFLTYKAESLGKRVIRIDESYTSKKCCICGTIKNMSLNDRTYECGYCGNILDRDYNSSVNILLRYFKHNALWTSYQNTIDNLRQTGLLIGVIPTRMIPK, translated from the coding sequence ATGCTTAAATATCTTAGTCTCATTATAAGATATAGGTTTTTTCATATGCTGTTGACGTTACCAATTAAGATAGATACTACTCCAGAACAAAAATCTGTTCTATGGGATCTATCTGAGAAATGTAGACTTATCTATAACTTTGGTCTGAGAGAACGTCAGGATGCTTACAAAAATAAGACTAGAATAGGTTATGTTAATCTACAGAATAAGTTGCCTGAACTTAAGAAAAAGTTTCCTGATTATAGATGGGTGTATTCCAAGGTATTACAGGGAACCTTGAAGTGTCTTGATAATAATTACAAATCGTTCTTCAATTTGAGAAATAACAAGGATAAGAAAGCAAAACCACCTGGATTCAAAGGTAGAAAATATTTTACTACTATGCTATATAACCAGTCTGGTTTTGAAATATCTGATTCTAATGGTTATGTTATTGTGAGCAAATCCATGGATACCAGGATACACAAACCAGAAGTAGAGTATTCTGAACAGGATAAAGTATACATTGGCTTCTCACACAATCATCCATCTGGAGTTTCACTAAAGTTCGAATTACCTGCTACTTTGATTGAAGACAAAATATTCAGCAAGGCTACTGATATAGTTCAGGTTAATATCTATCAGAAAGACAAGGACTTTTACATTTCGATTACTTATGAAGTACTTGATGTTAAGCATAATAACAATGATTCTTATCTTGCTATCGATATTGGTGTCTCGAAACAAAGCATGGTTGATTCTTACGGAAAATTCACAGAGTTGAAGAATAGGAGACCAGACAAGTATTGGGAACCTAAGATCCAACAGATTCAATCCAGAAGAGATCATTGCCAGAAGAACAGCAGAAAATGGAAAAGGCTTCATAACAACCTTGGTAAGATAAAGCGAAAATCATCTAATCAGTTAAAAGATAACCAGCACAAAATTACCAGAAATATTATCGATAATACGGATGCTAATACCATAATCATAGGTAAACTTGATGTAAAGCAAATGGCTTCAAGTGAACCAAAGGATAGTAGATATGAAAAAAGCATTCATAGAAGTACTCATAACTCAGGACATATAGGAAGATTTACTCAATTCTTAACCTACAAAGCTGAAAGCTTGGGTAAAAGAGTAATAAGAATTGATGAATCATATACCTCAAAGAAATGTTGTATTTGCGGAACTATCAAGAATATGTCACTTAATGACAGAACATATGAATGTGGTTATTGTGGAAACATTCTTGATAGAGACTACAATAGTTCTGTGAACATTCTCTTGAGGTATTTCAAACATAATGCTTTGTGGACAAGCTATCAAAACACAATTGATAATCTACGACAAACAGGTTTGTTGATCGGGGTTATTCCAACCAGAATGATACCGAAATGA
- the nrdD gene encoding anaerobic ribonucleoside-triphosphate reductase → MIEIKDSQQEPIDISIHSKKVVQSTLDGNTISPIPKVRTTDGHVIEWNREAIISQLIKDTTLGESFSGKPSITKEEATEIAISVENQIRSMRISFLSGALIREMVNRELLERGHIEWRNVSTRIGTPVVDACEIDLGTGFEANENANLQGNAETSHKKKADKISKEQYLLLLPPKISDLHLNGDIHIHDLEYLGTRPFCQDWDLRYFFYYGLMPDGNGTKASVAGPAMKAEVAILHAVKALGSAQTNFAGGQGFYNFLTFLAPYLEGKEYKEIEQLMQMFVYEMTQMMVARGGQLVFSSVQLSPGVPKLWKDKSVVYKGKVWDGIQSPHRREYGEFEREVRLSFKALMNVMLQGDYWGKPFSFPKPEISIEPDFMQEDELFNKSHPELPTYDDLYTMSFKLASKFGTPYFDNQLPEYRGAGNGISCYQCCAYQFSATPGSDAKFDEKLDFNNGMHFSMGSWQVVSLNCPRAAYRSNGDDKTLFANLRALMDESIKLFKIKRSWMTKVMDANRMPFVTQRPKDPRTNQKGEIAVDLNALVYTIGVVGINEMVQYHTGKQMHESKDSFKLAIRAMIEMGQYAKKLSEEHGMEIALARTPAETTCQRFAVSDLLHTDYREKAELVIKGDVQLALKNLGKTRDLPVYYTNGTHVPPGAGVSLTERIRIEQAFFSIVAGGNILHIWMGESAPDPKGLKDFAMNIAKNTQVGYFAFTKDMTICQNDFHVMSGLHDTCENCGSNNVEQLSRVTGYIQAVGGWNAAKKQELIDRQRYSISNMV, encoded by the coding sequence ATGATTGAGATTAAAGATAGCCAACAAGAACCAATAGATATATCCATTCATTCGAAAAAAGTTGTGCAATCGACTTTAGATGGAAATACCATTTCACCCATTCCAAAAGTAAGGACTACTGATGGGCATGTTATCGAATGGAATAGAGAGGCAATAATTTCTCAACTAATTAAGGATACAACACTTGGAGAATCCTTTAGCGGAAAACCTTCTATCACAAAGGAAGAGGCCACTGAAATAGCAATCTCGGTCGAGAACCAGATTCGTAGTATGAGGATTAGTTTCCTGTCAGGGGCCCTAATAAGGGAAATGGTTAACAGGGAACTTCTGGAAAGAGGGCATATAGAATGGAGAAATGTATCAACAAGAATAGGTACTCCTGTGGTTGATGCATGTGAAATCGATTTAGGGACTGGATTTGAAGCCAACGAAAATGCTAACCTGCAGGGAAACGCTGAAACATCTCACAAGAAGAAAGCAGATAAGATATCCAAGGAACAGTATTTGCTTTTACTGCCGCCCAAAATCTCTGATCTTCATCTGAATGGAGATATCCACATCCATGATCTTGAATACCTTGGAACAAGACCATTTTGTCAGGATTGGGATCTGAGATATTTCTTCTACTATGGCTTGATGCCAGATGGAAATGGAACCAAGGCAAGTGTAGCAGGACCTGCAATGAAAGCAGAAGTTGCTATCCTTCATGCAGTCAAAGCACTTGGAAGTGCTCAGACAAACTTTGCTGGTGGTCAAGGATTCTACAATTTCCTTACATTCCTTGCACCTTATTTGGAAGGGAAAGAATACAAGGAAATAGAACAGTTAATGCAGATGTTTGTGTACGAAATGACGCAAATGATGGTAGCTCGCGGAGGACAGCTGGTGTTCTCATCAGTTCAGCTTTCTCCAGGCGTACCAAAGCTCTGGAAGGACAAATCCGTGGTCTATAAGGGGAAAGTATGGGATGGAATTCAAAGTCCTCATAGAAGGGAATATGGTGAGTTTGAGAGAGAAGTAAGGTTATCCTTCAAAGCTTTAATGAATGTCATGCTTCAAGGCGATTATTGGGGGAAACCTTTCAGTTTCCCAAAACCAGAAATATCCATTGAGCCTGATTTCATGCAAGAAGATGAGTTGTTCAATAAATCTCATCCCGAATTGCCAACGTATGATGACCTGTATACAATGTCATTTAAACTTGCATCAAAGTTCGGAACGCCTTATTTTGACAATCAGCTTCCTGAATACAGGGGAGCCGGAAATGGAATCTCCTGCTACCAGTGTTGTGCATACCAGTTCTCAGCTACTCCCGGAAGCGATGCAAAGTTTGACGAAAAATTAGATTTCAATAATGGTATGCATTTTTCAATGGGTTCATGGCAGGTAGTTTCACTGAATTGCCCAAGAGCAGCTTACAGGTCAAATGGTGATGATAAAACATTATTTGCAAATCTCCGTGCTCTAATGGATGAAAGCATTAAACTGTTCAAGATAAAGCGATCATGGATGACCAAGGTAATGGATGCAAACCGAATGCCATTTGTTACACAAAGACCAAAGGATCCACGTACCAATCAAAAGGGAGAGATAGCTGTAGATCTAAATGCTCTGGTTTACACTATAGGTGTTGTAGGGATTAATGAAATGGTGCAATATCATACCGGAAAACAAATGCACGAATCAAAGGATTCTTTCAAGCTTGCTATCAGAGCTATGATTGAGATGGGTCAATATGCCAAAAAACTATCTGAGGAACATGGGATGGAAATTGCTCTTGCAAGAACACCTGCAGAAACAACATGTCAAAGGTTTGCTGTATCAGATCTGTTACATACAGATTATAGAGAGAAAGCTGAATTGGTCATAAAGGGTGATGTTCAATTGGCTCTTAAGAATCTTGGTAAAACCAGAGATCTTCCTGTATATTATACAAATGGTACACACGTTCCCCCTGGAGCAGGTGTTTCTTTGACTGAACGTATACGGATAGAGCAGGCTTTCTTCTCGATTGTTGCTGGAGGAAATATTCTCCATATATGGATGGGAGAAAGTGCTCCAGATCCGAAGGGCCTGAAGGATTTTGCAATGAACATTGCCAAGAACACACAGGTTGGTTATTTTGCTTTCACGAAAGACATGACAATATGCCAGAACGATTTCCATGTTATGAGTGGTCTTCACGATACATGTGAAAATTGTGGGTCAAATAATGTTGAGCAGCTTTCCAGAGTAACAGGCTATATCCAGGCTGTTGGTGGTTGGAATGCTGCAAAGAAACAGGAACTAATTGATAGACAAAGGTATTCGATTTCCAATATGGTATAA
- a CDS encoding minichromosome maintenance protein MCM yields MNNDTTNELVAFLKLYYWDDILELANNYPDKDNLIVDYSNIETYNSGNLVPIFKESPATFLEDFNEALRTIDLPVDVDLKSATIRIHNFPGRIPISDIRSEHINKFIAVEGIISQITSVKPKTTMTVHQCMRCECEMEIFQTGTKLIVPQFCDNETCGKKGPFKDLVEKYEFVNTQDVLIQDPPESLKGKTNPDNLKINVEGNLVGKLNAGDRVIFNGIISILPIIGRDGKSTYFEFVLNANSFEKLVDDYEEIEITEEDIQLITECSKDPKIFTKLIQSIAPAIKGHDEIKEALVLQLFGGTSKILNDNTRIRGESHIMLIGDPGVAKSQLLRKMIEFAPRGILASGKGSSIAGLTATATKDESGRWTLQAGALVLADGGIAAIDEMDKMSKEDQSAFHEAMEQQTVTITKAGINTTLRSRCAILGAANPKYGRFDKFEAIMSQLTLPPALMSRFDLIFLMLDIPNEKKDSEISMHILQSHQAGIDRKIIESKMPFSGEIDEIRRTASPEISPELIKKYVAYCRKCVIPRIPDDVIRILQNFYLDMRRSTSNSQDNPVPVTARQLEGLIRLTEASARIRLRQFAEEDDAKRTIRLTLASMDQVYKDPLTGKYDVDIVATGTSKSQKDKIQLLKNVIDYLGRYKVQKVKIIEEMKLKGFDERTTEELIEKMKRSGDILSPSHDTLTLV; encoded by the coding sequence TTGAATAACGATACCACAAATGAACTAGTTGCATTCCTGAAACTATATTATTGGGATGACATTCTAGAATTAGCTAACAACTACCCTGATAAAGATAACTTGATCGTTGATTATAGCAATATAGAAACTTACAATAGTGGAAATCTTGTCCCTATTTTTAAAGAGTCACCTGCTACATTTTTAGAGGATTTTAATGAAGCTCTGAGAACTATAGACCTGCCGGTTGATGTAGACCTTAAATCTGCTACTATCAGAATCCATAATTTCCCAGGAAGAATACCTATATCTGATATTAGAAGTGAGCATATTAACAAATTCATAGCTGTTGAGGGCATCATCAGTCAAATCACTAGTGTAAAACCAAAGACAACAATGACTGTACACCAATGCATGAGATGTGAATGTGAAATGGAAATATTCCAAACAGGGACAAAACTAATAGTGCCTCAATTTTGTGATAATGAAACATGTGGAAAAAAAGGACCATTCAAAGATTTAGTTGAAAAATACGAATTCGTTAACACCCAAGATGTATTGATACAGGATCCTCCAGAATCATTGAAAGGAAAAACCAACCCAGACAACCTGAAAATTAATGTTGAAGGTAATCTCGTTGGAAAACTCAATGCTGGAGATCGGGTTATTTTTAACGGTATTATTAGCATACTTCCAATCATTGGAAGGGATGGTAAATCAACGTATTTTGAATTCGTTCTTAATGCTAATTCATTCGAGAAACTTGTAGATGATTACGAGGAAATCGAGATCACTGAAGAAGATATTCAGTTGATCACGGAATGCTCTAAAGATCCGAAAATATTCACAAAACTCATACAAAGCATTGCACCCGCTATCAAAGGACATGATGAGATAAAAGAAGCTCTGGTGCTTCAATTGTTCGGAGGAACATCAAAGATACTGAATGATAACACTCGTATTCGTGGTGAATCTCATATAATGCTTATAGGAGATCCTGGAGTTGCAAAGAGCCAGCTCCTTAGAAAAATGATTGAGTTCGCTCCCAGAGGAATACTTGCCTCTGGAAAAGGTAGTTCAATTGCAGGCCTGACAGCAACTGCAACAAAGGATGAATCCGGAAGATGGACCTTACAGGCAGGAGCATTAGTACTTGCTGATGGTGGAATAGCTGCTATTGATGAAATGGATAAGATGTCAAAAGAAGACCAATCTGCATTCCACGAAGCCATGGAACAGCAGACAGTGACAATTACAAAAGCTGGCATCAATACAACTCTAAGAAGCAGGTGTGCTATTCTAGGAGCTGCTAATCCAAAATATGGTCGATTTGATAAATTTGAGGCCATCATGAGCCAACTAACTCTACCACCTGCTCTCATGTCAAGGTTCGATCTGATATTCCTTATGCTCGATATCCCAAATGAAAAGAAAGATTCCGAGATATCCATGCATATCCTGCAGTCTCACCAGGCAGGCATAGATCGTAAGATCATAGAGTCAAAAATGCCTTTTAGTGGTGAAATTGATGAAATCAGAAGAACCGCAAGTCCAGAGATAAGTCCTGAGCTAATCAAGAAATATGTAGCTTATTGTAGAAAATGTGTTATTCCAAGAATCCCAGATGATGTTATAAGAATACTACAAAACTTTTATCTTGATATGAGGAGAAGCACATCAAATTCTCAGGATAATCCTGTCCCTGTTACTGCAAGACAACTTGAAGGATTGATCAGGTTAACTGAAGCTAGTGCAAGGATACGATTAAGACAATTCGCTGAAGAAGATGATGCAAAGCGAACCATCCGTCTAACACTTGCTAGTATGGATCAGGTTTATAAAGACCCGTTAACTGGGAAATATGATGTAGATATTGTAGCTACCGGGACCAGCAAAAGCCAGAAAGATAAGATCCAGCTTCTTAAAAACGTAATTGACTATCTCGGAAGATACAAAGTACAAAAAGTAAAAATCATCGAAGAAATGAAACTGAAAGGTTTTGATGAAAGAACGACTGAAGAACTGATAGAAAAGATGAAACGATCCGGAGATATCCTGTCTCCTTCTCATGACACTCTAACACTTGTCTAA
- a CDS encoding Cdc6/Cdc18 family protein, translating into MNVFDRDSLIIRPELLQTGYMPDQILFRDEQLNKLVTTISPILRGYQPKDMVLLGKSETGKTIVVNKILNDLREKIHQETLNLEIIEISYSISFSPERAIQNVIYRITEDDNVYEAGLNEQQVVSKLIDILKTKEMSLLIVDHNVPGKKSKDFLKLLFDAQASLQTRNTNKNIFISFILIIDSDIEKWQVDDNYITILFSPYSKEEIEKIVFDRKSAFKEGAISDEIIKQCITAVPNSISDILSLLLDTTIIAESKNANSVTEEHLVNMLKIRKHNPVIEIIRTLTPSQRIVIQIIAALTSEKKEVHASDIYNEYVSLCKKENIKPLSRPRISQIIGGFEDLGILNRNVIYEEIPGRISTITLNVSSESLREMLNEVSKIE; encoded by the coding sequence ATGAACGTGTTTGACAGAGACAGTTTGATAATAAGGCCAGAACTACTGCAGACAGGTTACATGCCCGACCAAATATTGTTTCGAGATGAGCAATTAAATAAATTAGTTACAACCATCTCTCCAATTCTAAGAGGATATCAACCAAAAGATATGGTTCTTCTCGGTAAATCTGAAACTGGAAAAACAATTGTAGTAAACAAGATTCTCAATGATTTAAGAGAAAAAATACATCAAGAAACACTCAACCTTGAAATTATTGAAATATCTTATTCCATCTCATTTAGTCCTGAAAGAGCAATTCAGAATGTGATTTACAGAATCACAGAGGATGATAACGTATATGAAGCAGGACTCAATGAACAACAAGTTGTTTCAAAATTGATTGATATTCTTAAAACAAAAGAAATGTCCTTATTAATTGTTGATCACAATGTTCCAGGAAAAAAATCTAAGGATTTTCTAAAGCTTCTTTTTGATGCACAGGCATCCTTACAAACAAGGAATACAAATAAAAACATATTCATTTCTTTTATTCTGATTATTGATAGTGATATTGAAAAATGGCAAGTTGATGACAATTATATTACAATATTATTCTCCCCATATTCAAAAGAGGAAATTGAGAAAATTGTTTTCGATAGAAAGAGTGCATTTAAGGAAGGAGCCATTTCGGATGAAATCATCAAACAATGTATAACAGCAGTACCTAATAGTATATCTGATATACTTTCCTTACTTTTGGACACAACGATTATTGCTGAATCAAAAAATGCAAACTCTGTTACCGAAGAACATCTAGTTAATATGTTAAAAATAAGAAAACACAACCCAGTCATAGAAATAATCCGTACACTTACACCATCCCAGAGAATAGTAATCCAAATTATAGCTGCATTAACAAGTGAAAAAAAAGAAGTACATGCTTCTGACATCTATAATGAGTATGTGTCTTTATGTAAGAAAGAAAATATAAAACCTTTATCGAGACCACGAATCTCTCAAATAATTGGTGGATTTGAAGATCTAGGAATTCTCAATAGAAACGTCATCTATGAAGAAATTCCCGGCAGAATATCTACAATTACTCTAAATGTTTCATCTGAATCTCTAAGAGAAATGCTCAACGAGGTGAGTAAAATTGAATAA